One genomic window of Methanosphaera sp. ISO3-F5 includes the following:
- a CDS encoding ABC transporter ATP-binding protein, protein MTEYVIETKNLTKKYKDKKVVNNIYMNVEKGKIYALLGKNGAGKTTTMRMLLNLATETNGEIMLFGSKPNNETYKKIGAIIETPGFYENLTAEENLEIIAKIRGHYQKEKIKEILHTVSLDNSRKEYKNFSLGMKQRLGIAAAIMHEPELLILDEPINGLDPIGIKEIRRLLKKMSKENNTTILISSHILSEIENIADVIGVMDNGKLITELTKEELHEQLNKNVEFEVSDIDKATTILEDMGLHKITDYNIVESNTIFLYTNINLRDKINEIFVKNDIRVKKMNLNEENLEEYFTRIINPIELIA, encoded by the coding sequence ATGACAGAATATGTTATTGAAACAAAAAACTTGACAAAAAAATATAAAGACAAAAAAGTAGTTAACAACATCTACATGAATGTAGAAAAGGGAAAAATATATGCTTTACTAGGAAAAAATGGGGCCGGAAAAACAACCACGATGCGAATGCTGTTAAACCTTGCAACAGAAACTAATGGTGAAATAATGCTCTTCGGAAGTAAACCAAACAATGAAACATACAAGAAAATAGGAGCTATAATTGAAACACCCGGATTCTATGAGAACCTTACGGCAGAAGAAAATCTGGAAATTATAGCTAAAATAAGAGGACACTACCAAAAAGAAAAGATAAAAGAAATATTACATACAGTATCATTAGATAATAGTAGAAAAGAATACAAAAATTTTTCATTGGGTATGAAGCAAAGATTGGGTATAGCAGCAGCAATAATGCATGAGCCCGAGCTGTTAATACTTGATGAACCCATAAATGGACTTGATCCCATAGGTATAAAGGAAATTAGAAGATTGTTAAAGAAAATGTCAAAGGAAAATAATACAACAATATTAATTTCAAGTCACATACTAAGTGAAATAGAAAACATTGCAGATGTAATTGGCGTAATGGATAATGGAAAACTAATAACTGAACTAACAAAAGAAGAATTACATGAACAGTTAAACAAAAACGTGGAATTTGAAGTTTCAGACATAGATAAAGCAACAACAATACTTGAAGATATGGGATTACATAAAATTACAGACTATAATATTGTTGAATCAAATACAATCTTTTTATACACAAATATTAACCTTAGAGATAAAATAAATGAAATATTTGTTAAAAATGATATACGAGTTAAGAAAATGAATTTAAATGAAGAAAACCTAGAAGAATATTTCACAAGAATAATAAACCCGATAGAATTAATAGCATGA
- a CDS encoding MATE family efflux transporter, with protein MFCIFDAIYGIVDMVWISRISIHASFAVGVSIPFVSLIFSFGDSIGQGANSLMSRYMGVEDYESAYNSLIHGIILTNIIWFFIVICAIFARGILFNVTPADSYLLVWDYLIPIIAFAYIFMFVNFFSETLQSEGNSRIPTIFIVLSNILNIILDPIFIFNLNLGVKGASYATILSAVIPFIVFVYVFVWKNKNSIIFELL; from the coding sequence GTGTTCTGTATTTTTGATGCTATTTATGGCATTGTTGATATGGTTTGGATATCACGAATCAGCATTCATGCTTCTTTTGCAGTGGGTGTTTCAATCCCTTTTGTTTCTCTTATATTTTCATTTGGAGATTCTATTGGTCAAGGTGCCAATTCTTTGATGTCCCGTTATATGGGGGTTGAGGATTATGAAAGTGCTTATAATTCATTAATTCATGGAATTATTTTAACTAATATAATATGGTTTTTTATAGTAATCTGTGCTATATTTGCTCGGGGAATATTATTTAATGTAACTCCGGCTGACTCATATCTTTTAGTTTGGGATTATTTGATTCCTATTATAGCTTTTGCGTATATATTCATGTTTGTTAATTTTTTCTCTGAAACTTTACAATCGGAAGGAAATTCAAGAATTCCAACTATATTCATAGTATTATCAAATATTTTAAATATAATATTGGATCCTATTTTTATATTTAATTTGAATTTAGGAGTTAAAGGAGCGTCATATGCCACTATTTTGTCTGCAGTGATTCCTTTTATTGTTTTTGTATATGTATTTGTCTGGAAGAACAAAAATTCCATTATCTTTGAATTACTTTAA
- a CDS encoding right-handed parallel beta-helix repeat-containing protein, translated as MINKNIKKVFILLLLTLLLIGIASATETNKTLKDKDTTSTISEEQTSTVTNINKEIKKQIRENQSTKTATKTININNYQTLHNTLTSNKYQTLTLNINSNIKLTSNTRLNKAITQLTINGKGKTINGQQKYQFLKINENQNIKINNIKIINCQASEGAAIYNDNGKLTISQSTLSNNGNHDTIGGAIFNTGKLTITKSTITSNTAYYAGAIENTNTLTITNSTINNNTADQSGGAIENSGEVIITKSTINNNKAFEGGAVYNTNIITITNSTLNNNIADEDGGAIENTRVGNITITQSNLNYNKAHRGGAIDNNFNGILKITKSNLNNNFAGENGGAVYSELYYDNGDLNIIDCKLNNNKAADGGAIYNLNGKLKINKDTFNNNQAKNIGGAICLSYTTQDDTRYSANKIYATFKNNQARRGGAIFIERNGKGIRINSKFIKNQAKTYGGAVYNNGSTAIIKGTFDYNSANNKYGLVLDKGKDCNITVSPIKYKNSRYGGAIYNKGNKNIINIKSTQKTQIEQLRTKITVKKIATTNKGSTVKVTGNFTNEFGKKLANTKLSLNINGKIYSAKTDNKGVYTLKYKTMKTGVNNITVTYKGNSYYYNTTTKTTFKVTG; from the coding sequence ATGATAAATAAAAACATCAAAAAAGTATTCATACTACTACTATTAACCTTGCTACTAATAGGAATAGCTAGTGCAACAGAAACAAACAAAACACTAAAAGACAAAGATACAACCAGCACAATAAGCGAAGAACAAACATCCACTGTAACAAATATAAACAAGGAAATAAAAAAACAGATCAGAGAAAACCAGTCAACAAAAACGGCAACAAAAACAATAAACATAAACAACTACCAGACACTACATAACACACTAACAAGCAATAAATACCAGACATTAACCCTAAACATAAACTCCAACATAAAACTCACAAGCAACACAAGATTAAATAAAGCAATCACCCAATTAACCATAAACGGTAAAGGAAAAACAATCAACGGTCAACAAAAATATCAATTCCTAAAAATTAACGAAAACCAGAACATAAAGATTAACAACATTAAGATAATTAATTGCCAAGCAAGTGAAGGGGCAGCCATATACAACGATAATGGAAAACTAACCATAAGCCAATCCACTCTAAGTAACAACGGAAATCATGATACTATCGGAGGAGCAATATTTAATACTGGAAAACTAACAATAACAAAATCAACAATAACCAGTAACACTGCATACTATGCTGGAGCAATAGAAAACACGAACACATTAACTATAACCAACTCCACAATAAACAATAACACGGCAGATCAAAGTGGGGGAGCAATAGAAAACTCTGGTGAAGTAATTATTACAAAATCAACAATAAACAACAACAAAGCATTTGAGGGAGGAGCAGTCTATAATACCAACATTATAACAATAACCAACAGTACCCTGAACAATAACATTGCAGACGAAGATGGAGGAGCAATAGAAAACACCCGAGTAGGAAACATAACCATCACACAGTCCAATCTAAACTACAACAAAGCACATAGGGGTGGTGCAATAGATAACAACTTCAATGGAATACTAAAAATTACAAAATCCAACCTGAACAACAACTTTGCAGGAGAAAATGGGGGAGCAGTATACAGTGAGTTATACTACGATAATGGTGATCTTAATATAATAGACTGTAAATTAAACAATAACAAAGCAGCCGATGGTGGAGCAATCTACAACTTAAATGGTAAACTTAAAATAAACAAGGACACATTCAATAATAATCAAGCAAAAAATATAGGAGGAGCTATCTGCCTATCATACACAACACAGGACGACACAAGATACAGTGCAAATAAAATATATGCAACCTTCAAAAATAATCAAGCTCGACGTGGTGGAGCTATATTCATTGAAAGAAATGGAAAAGGCATACGAATAAACAGTAAATTCATCAAAAATCAGGCTAAAACTTATGGTGGAGCAGTTTATAATAATGGATCCACTGCAATTATAAAAGGAACATTTGATTATAACAGTGCAAACAATAAATATGGACTCGTATTAGACAAGGGAAAAGACTGTAACATAACAGTTTCACCAATAAAATATAAAAATAGCAGATATGGTGGAGCTATCTACAACAAGGGCAACAAGAACATAATAAACATTAAATCAACACAGAAAACTCAGATAGAACAATTAAGGACTAAGATAACAGTTAAGAAGATTGCAACAACAAATAAAGGAAGTACTGTAAAAGTCACTGGTAATTTTACCAATGAGTTTGGAAAGAAATTAGCTAATACAAAGTTATCATTAAATATTAATGGAAAAATATACTCTGCAAAAACAGACAATAAAGGAGTATATACACTAAAATATAAGACTATGAAAACTGGGGTAAACAACATTACTGTTACATACAAGGGTAACAGTTATTACTATAATACAACAACTAAAACTACATTTAAAGTTACTGGCTAA
- a CDS encoding metallophosphoesterase: MVIEPGMLEVNEITVESTQIPKEFNGTKIAFVADFHYGEFVNEDRVRYVVSKTNEQNPDIIILGGDYVTDNKKNINPCINMLSDLKAPYGVYAVLGNNDPKDATEEAINQTHIQSLRNQGLWIEKNGEKIRLGGVGDLSTDLHYPRVTTNPASADDFVILVYHNPNYFPEINHYKTDLSLSGHTHGGQINLFGYAPKVQPASNGKQYLSGLYEENGSKLIVTNGVGETKLPFRFMAVPQITIVKLVST, encoded by the coding sequence ATGGTAATTGAACCAGGAATGTTAGAAGTTAATGAAATAACAGTAGAATCAACACAAATACCGAAAGAATTCAATGGAACCAAAATAGCATTCGTAGCAGATTTTCATTATGGTGAATTTGTAAATGAAGACAGGGTACGTTATGTTGTATCTAAAACAAATGAACAAAATCCTGATATAATCATATTGGGAGGAGACTACGTAACCGATAATAAAAAGAACATAAATCCCTGTATAAACATGTTATCAGATTTAAAAGCACCATACGGGGTTTACGCTGTACTTGGAAATAATGATCCTAAAGATGCTACTGAAGAAGCCATAAATCAAACTCACATACAAAGTCTACGAAATCAAGGATTGTGGATAGAGAAAAATGGGGAAAAAATAAGATTAGGTGGTGTAGGTGATTTATCTACTGATCTTCACTATCCGAGAGTTACCACCAATCCGGCATCTGCTGATGATTTTGTTATTCTAGTATATCATAATCCAAATTATTTCCCTGAAATTAATCATTATAAGACTGATTTATCCTTGTCTGGACATACTCATGGAGGTCAGATTAATTTATTTGGTTATGCACCTAAGGTTCAACCGGCTAGTAATGGTAAACAATATCTTTCAGGATTATATGAAGAAAATGGTTCTAAATTAATTGTTACTAACGGGGTTGGTGAAACTAAATTACCATTCAGGTTCATGGCCGTACCTCAGATTACAATAGTAAAATTAGTATCCACTTAA
- a CDS encoding nucleotidyltransferase domain-containing protein produces the protein MKNRIEIAQEFANKINNKYIERIVLFGSVARGEDNDDSDIDILIISDNRELIEDKISDEKYEILDNYRELISAHIITQKHYEITKDYSFLTNIRREGIILA, from the coding sequence ATGAAAAATAGAATTGAAATTGCTCAAGAATTTGCAAATAAGATTAATAACAAATACATTGAAAGAATTGTACTTTTCGGATCTGTAGCCAGAGGTGAAGATAATGATGATTCAGATATAGATATATTAATTATTTCTGATAATCGAGAGCTGATTGAAGATAAAATATCTGATGAAAAATATGAAATTCTGGATAATTACAGAGAGTTAATATCCGCACATATAATTACTCAGAAACATTATGAGATTACAAAAGATTATTCATTTTTGACTAATATACGAAGAGAAGGGATTATACTTGCATAA
- a CDS encoding transposase, which produces MRLVEVKKVKRWKPHKEDALPDICKTKKYIFKTHSCKGCPYVENCKHQRLVIHISELIYEMTEKFLNKRYKIHYKARFSRSEGINGFLKGDNGVLKLIGTTQNAVNNEIQLRNTIYNLTRLINLKDTAY; this is translated from the coding sequence ATGAGATTAGTAGAGGTAAAAAAGGTTAAACGTTGGAAACCTCATAAGGAAGATGCTCTTCCAGACATTTGCAAGACAAAAAAGTACATTTTTAAAACCCATTCTTGCAAAGGATGCCCATATGTCGAAAACTGCAAACATCAACGATTAGTAATCCATATTTCAGAGCTTATTTACGAAATGACTGAAAAATTCTTGAATAAAAGATATAAAATTCATTATAAAGCTCGTTTTTCAAGAAGTGAAGGCATTAACGGCTTTTTGAAAGGTGATAATGGAGTTTTGAAATTAATCGGTACTACTCAAAATGCAGTAAACAACGAGATCCAACTAAGAAACACCATTTACAACCTTACAAGATTAATTAATCTGAAAGACACAGCATATTGA
- a CDS encoding helix-turn-helix transcriptional regulator, with translation MKTRIKYLRQEIGITQKDFAEKVGVSRQTINALENGKYNPSLLVAYKITKLLNKEHIEEVFILEDEKKDEKNDI, from the coding sequence ATGAAAACAAGAATTAAATATTTAAGACAGGAGATCGGAATTACTCAGAAAGACTTTGCAGAAAAAGTTGGAGTTTCAAGACAAACAATAAACGCGCTTGAAAATGGAAAATACAATCCATCACTATTGGTGGCATATAAAATAACAAAATTATTAAACAAAGAACACATAGAAGAAGTGTTCATATTAGAAGATGAAAAAAAGGATGAAAAAAATGATATTTGA
- a CDS encoding HEPN domain-containing protein produces the protein MHKKEIHDFRIKAQRKLDSGKLLYENGYYSESITHFFYAMLLTAKALLLTKDYETGKQKGILDGLNQYFVHQEGFNLTIYKNFARTQDLRQEVDYQAQDYISEEIALEKMEECEEFIAECEKFF, from the coding sequence TTGCATAAAAAAGAAATTCATGATTTTAGAATTAAAGCTCAAAGAAAACTTGATTCTGGAAAATTATTATATGAAAATGGTTATTATAGTGAATCAATAACTCATTTTTTTTATGCTATGCTTTTAACAGCAAAAGCATTATTACTTACAAAAGATTATGAAACTGGAAAACAAAAAGGAATACTCGATGGACTTAATCAATATTTTGTTCATCAAGAAGGTTTTAATTTAACTATTTATAAAAATTTCGCTAGAACTCAAGATCTTAGACAAGAAGTAGATTATCAAGCACAAGATTATATCTCTGAAGAAATAGCATTAGAAAAGATGGAAGAATGCGAAGAATTCATAGCTGAATGTGAAAAATTCTTCTAA
- a CDS encoding ABC transporter permease, producing the protein MYNFIEIEFLKLKRSKIFLLTILGAIFPSFILFLSAKFGEFSQTISLETFLHQVYMYTSVIFVIMLFTIIISYLFGREYNEHTLKTVLTAPTSRESFILGKYIMFLVWVLIITVVTILSALAFGYLAGTTEITMNVVLENFKQLLLCNMLLYLTFTPLVFITMKITNLVPAIIGGAMLTFTNMIITGSKYGMYFPWSCPYLITSGEIIEYTTNYITSYLIILTTFVIGLAVSYIYFIKKDVPL; encoded by the coding sequence ATGTACAATTTTATTGAAATAGAATTTTTAAAGCTTAAACGATCAAAGATATTTCTATTAACAATACTTGGAGCAATATTTCCATCATTTATTTTGTTTTTATCAGCAAAATTTGGGGAATTTTCACAAACTATATCATTAGAAACATTTCTACATCAAGTTTATATGTATACGAGTGTGATATTTGTAATCATGCTATTTACAATCATAATTTCATACTTATTTGGTAGAGAATATAATGAACATACCTTAAAAACTGTACTGACTGCCCCTACATCAAGAGAATCATTCATATTAGGTAAATATATCATGTTTCTTGTATGGGTTCTTATTATTACAGTAGTAACAATACTTTCAGCGTTGGCATTTGGATACTTAGCAGGAACAACAGAAATAACAATGAATGTTGTGCTTGAGAATTTTAAGCAGTTGTTGTTATGTAACATGTTATTATACCTTACATTCACACCATTAGTATTTATAACTATGAAAATAACTAATCTTGTACCTGCAATAATAGGAGGGGCTATGTTGACATTTACAAATATGATAATCACAGGAAGCAAATATGGAATGTACTTCCCATGGAGCTGTCCATATCTAATAACAAGCGGTGAAATAATAGAATACACTACAAACTATATCACATCATATCTTATAATACTAACAACATTTGTAATAGGATTGGCTGTATCATACATATACTTTATAAAAAAGGACGTACCATTATAA
- a CDS encoding MATE family efflux transporter — protein MSGRTKIPLSLNYFKFRSYILVEIFKVALPNFLDDGLWAFSSSFINGILLVTMGEIGPVLYSASNKLKNLLSSPIKGYGRALMSVIGHLFGAHEFDELNEMYKYALKVSVITTVVVMVGFIILRDYAFSFFSITGMQTEIFWIAILGTVIMISIPFSIISSKMLDGFGKSMYSLLFTCIKIGLETSLIYVLNIVLSDGSCVLIGITVTEIIFAIVYYLFLRYLFKDFDREYENKDVVKTFKLLQVH, from the coding sequence TTGTCTGGAAGAACAAAAATTCCATTATCTTTGAATTACTTTAAATTCCGCTCTTATATACTTGTTGAAATTTTCAAAGTTGCGCTTCCTAATTTTCTGGATGATGGATTATGGGCTTTCTCATCATCTTTCATTAATGGAATATTGCTCGTGACAATGGGTGAGATTGGACCTGTACTTTATTCGGCATCAAATAAACTTAAAAATTTATTGAGTTCGCCTATTAAAGGTTATGGAAGGGCATTAATGAGTGTTATAGGGCATTTATTTGGTGCACATGAGTTTGATGAATTAAATGAGATGTATAAATATGCACTTAAAGTATCTGTTATAACAACAGTTGTAGTGATGGTAGGATTCATAATTTTACGTGATTATGCATTCAGCTTTTTTTCCATTACGGGCATGCAAACAGAGATATTTTGGATAGCTATTCTTGGAACAGTTATAATGATTTCAATACCTTTTTCCATTATTTCTTCAAAAATGTTGGATGGTTTTGGAAAAAGTATGTACTCACTGTTGTTCACTTGTATAAAAATTGGTCTGGAAACCTCTTTAATATATGTGTTGAATATTGTGTTGTCTGATGGTAGTTGTGTCCTGATTGGAATAACTGTTACTGAGATAATATTTGCAATTGTGTATTATCTGTTCTTAAGATATTTATTCAAGGATTTTGATAGAGAATATGAGAATAAAGATGTTGTTAAAACGTTTAAATTGCTTCAAGTTCATTAA
- a CDS encoding stage II sporulation protein M, with the protein MKKNNQIMPHINTNNYISKNNIPLTMNFITTFKDLLVESLKEHKNLIIILYALLIITFIIAWIYVSGNTEIMQNIQGAKTTSPSPVNTLGDNPLDLFINNAGGGIITYLASIFFGIFAVATILYNGFNLGALGPVLGTYMAHGGLQYIIYLIPHGIFELTGTVIQSTAGIVLFQFVWRFLKNIIRGDNGTRLSVNESFEKNKKVLIQSLVLLIFATILMLIAAPIEAYFSVPFSKWILGA; encoded by the coding sequence TTGAAAAAAAATAACCAAATCATGCCACACATTAATACAAACAATTATATATCTAAAAATAATATACCATTAACCATGAACTTTATAACAACATTTAAAGACCTATTAGTTGAATCTTTAAAGGAACATAAGAATCTGATTATTATCCTGTATGCATTGCTCATAATTACTTTCATCATTGCATGGATATATGTTTCAGGCAACACCGAAATAATGCAAAACATACAAGGTGCCAAAACAACCTCCCCCTCACCTGTTAACACATTAGGCGACAATCCTTTGGATTTGTTCATCAATAATGCAGGCGGAGGAATCATAACCTATCTAGCTTCAATATTCTTTGGAATCTTTGCAGTTGCCACCATATTGTATAATGGTTTCAACCTAGGCGCATTGGGACCCGTATTGGGCACATACATGGCTCACGGAGGACTTCAATACATCATTTACCTGATTCCGCATGGAATATTTGAACTGACCGGAACTGTCATCCAGTCAACCGCAGGAATAGTATTGTTCCAGTTCGTCTGGAGATTCCTTAAAAATATTATCCGAGGAGACAATGGAACAAGGTTATCAGTCAATGAATCATTTGAAAAGAACAAGAAGGTGTTGATTCAAAGCCTGGTGCTTTTAATCTTTGCAACAATCCTGATGCTGATTGCAGCTCCAATCGAAGCATATTTCTCAGTGCCTTTTTCCAAATGGATACTTGGTGCATAG
- a CDS encoding MATE family efflux transporter produces MSINLGLTAVVSQCVGADDFEQAKYYNKKCMMLVVISHTIINAVIFALLPHVLAIYNLSPETAALASQMVIWQGIFAIIIWPLAFTLPATFRGAGDSKTVMYISAIVMFTCRIGLVYIIADCMGIGVFGTWIATFIDWYVRSGLFVYRYFSNKWMEYRVI; encoded by the coding sequence TTGTCAATAAATCTAGGATTGACCGCAGTAGTGTCCCAGTGCGTTGGAGCGGATGATTTCGAGCAGGCAAAATACTACAACAAGAAATGCATGATGCTGGTTGTCATATCACACACCATCATAAATGCAGTGATTTTCGCCTTGCTCCCACATGTCCTTGCCATTTACAACCTATCCCCTGAAACTGCCGCCCTTGCAAGTCAAATGGTCATCTGGCAGGGAATTTTCGCCATCATAATCTGGCCGCTGGCATTCACATTGCCTGCAACATTCAGAGGAGCAGGGGATTCGAAAACCGTAATGTACATCAGTGCAATAGTGATGTTCACATGCAGGATAGGTTTGGTCTATATAATTGCCGATTGCATGGGAATTGGAGTGTTTGGAACTTGGATAGCCACATTCATCGACTGGTATGTGAGATCAGGATTGTTTGTTTACAGGTACTTCTCAAACAAATGGATGGAGTATCGGGTGATTTGA
- a CDS encoding cytochrome b/b6 domain-containing protein, with product MQEIGDNIYWLCDESKRVNMSLALTGIKEANKRTYTKYLNPIIIDKNYQKILDIIIKNIDENDLTSFDVEDFEDKLTNEEKTVLKAFLYMALDDDVITRINLQISTNSKIRYTPHILKSTNSNKNGRGGYFLWSNNSFSPKRLNYKSIKDIYMKEDAMKKISVDVLMIIAIILEFLSLPILIHEIVGIILLFLILAHLNFNQKYFKSITKGKYTLKRTVNLVINIGLLLSLFTTIISGIFLSQKSLKSIKIGGMKMSHIHKSASVISLVFLGFHLLTTHKKLLSGLKKLK from the coding sequence ATGCAAGAAATAGGAGATAATATTTACTGGTTATGTGACGAGTCAAAACGTGTGAATATGTCATTAGCATTAACTGGTATCAAAGAAGCAAACAAACGAACATATACAAAGTACTTAAATCCAATAATAATAGATAAAAATTATCAAAAAATTCTGGATATAATAATTAAAAACATAGATGAAAACGATTTAACATCATTTGATGTAGAAGACTTTGAAGATAAACTAACAAATGAAGAGAAAACTGTACTGAAAGCATTCTTGTATATGGCATTGGATGATGATGTAATAACCAGAATTAATCTACAAATAAGTACAAATTCAAAAATCCGTTATACACCACATATCTTAAAATCAACCAACTCTAATAAAAATGGGAGGGGGGGATATTTTCTCTGGAGTAATAATTCATTCTCTCCCAAAAGATTAAATTATAAAAGTATTAAAGATATATACATGAAAGAAGATGCTATGAAAAAAATTAGTGTAGATGTATTGATGATTATAGCTATTATATTGGAATTTCTAAGTCTGCCAATATTGATACATGAAATTGTAGGAATTATATTATTATTTTTAATATTGGCACATTTAAACTTTAATCAAAAGTATTTTAAATCTATAACTAAAGGAAAATATACTCTTAAAAGAACAGTAAATCTTGTTATAAATATTGGTTTGTTGTTATCTCTTTTCACAACCATTATCTCCGGTATTTTTCTCAGTCAAAAATCCTTGAAGAGCATAAAAATTGGTGGCATGAAAATGTCTCATATTCATAAATCCGCTTCGGTTATTAGTCTTGTCTTTTTAGGATTTCATTTACTGACTACTCATAAAAAACTACTTAGTGGGTTAAAAAAGTTAAAATAA
- a CDS encoding DUF4013 domain-containing protein, with protein sequence MIFDILKDGLEYVGTNKNQIILYYIGILLFPLILIESYSYHIIENCMDGMINNKDKLPDITLNTEKIINGLKLLILKTLYFLPEIIIILIAFNLERVDYYTLFTILIVLSLLSYYLSQIATVLMIDNKQFKEGFNFSKIFEIIKSVGITYIEFIIATFIMILGIIGVTLIVIMTIMFLGNFSSILINIFIILMIILFFVFLVVMIPSYVLLKNRAIVSIYNLK encoded by the coding sequence ATGATATTTGATATATTAAAAGATGGACTGGAATATGTTGGAACAAACAAAAACCAGATAATACTATATTACATAGGAATACTCTTATTTCCCCTAATACTAATAGAAAGTTATTCATATCATATTATTGAAAACTGCATGGATGGGATGATAAACAATAAGGACAAACTACCAGACATTACTTTAAATACAGAAAAAATCATCAACGGATTAAAACTACTAATATTAAAAACACTCTATTTCCTGCCTGAAATCATTATAATATTAATAGCATTTAATCTAGAAAGAGTAGATTATTACACCCTATTTACAATATTAATCGTACTATCATTATTAAGCTACTACCTCTCCCAAATTGCTACCGTTCTTATGATAGACAATAAACAGTTCAAAGAAGGATTTAACTTTTCAAAGATCTTTGAAATTATTAAATCAGTTGGAATAACATACATTGAATTCATAATAGCAACATTTATAATGATTCTTGGAATTATAGGAGTAACATTAATAGTAATAATGACTATAATGTTTCTAGGAAACTTTTCAAGCATACTAATAAACATATTCATAATTCTAATGATAATACTCTTCTTTGTATTCCTTGTTGTGATGATACCATCCTACGTGTTATTAAAAAACAGAGCAATAGTCTCCATATATAATCTAAAATAA